A window of the Janthinobacterium agaricidamnosum NBRC 102515 = DSM 9628 genome harbors these coding sequences:
- a CDS encoding DUF6088 family protein — MKLEERLLRSVKQRTGNVILRAEIAHLGSASQVTQALKALQSKGVLVRIGTGVYAKTRKSSVTGAIIPAGSLETLATETLIKLGVTVRSSKAADAYNTGKTTQLPGAFVANTGGRRIRRKIAVGGRSIVYENDYGQATARA; from the coding sequence ATGAAACTTGAAGAGCGTTTGCTTCGATCCGTGAAACAGCGAACCGGCAATGTCATTTTGCGGGCGGAAATAGCCCATTTGGGGAGCGCTTCGCAAGTCACGCAGGCACTCAAAGCCTTGCAATCCAAAGGTGTGCTGGTTCGTATCGGAACAGGTGTCTACGCCAAGACACGTAAGAGCTCGGTTACAGGAGCAATTATCCCTGCAGGCAGTCTTGAGACGCTTGCAACCGAGACCTTGATAAAATTGGGCGTAACGGTGCGGTCCAGTAAAGCCGCGGATGCATACAATACCGGCAAGACAACTCAACTTCCAGGAGCATTCGTTGCTAATACGGGTGGTCGGCGCATCCGCAGGAAAATTGCGGTGGGAGGCCGCTCGATAGTCTATGAGAACGATTACGGACAAGCAACAGCGAGAGCTTGA
- a CDS encoding nucleotidyl transferase AbiEii/AbiGii toxin family protein, with amino-acid sequence MRTITDKQQRELEDLAAEGLLRRLPVQTAEKDIHITELLKGLSELKISHGHFSDLDTRRGEQTRHDAGIQLVFAGGTCLSKAYGLINRMSEDIDIKVLLSAPPQPLKKGRGDRARLVALHEALPSLMKALGFPLLGYLDGGNNPHINDAHRYYVVGAGYKSAYEQLPSLRPELKLELIQRHPLLPLEKREFGYLYESLAGIVPSTTLSIDCISVAETTAEKVLSLLRRCAYKWDGHQKQGDIDAALVRHVYDVARIAEQSGASLAAAKRIFPQLVMNDRDEFKGQNPEFDVEPVSVLKRTLIAAKENGELKERYTQNLMPLVYDLDPPAFEKSFASFEAVAQDFLAACK; translated from the coding sequence ATGAGAACGATTACGGACAAGCAACAGCGAGAGCTTGAAGATCTCGCGGCGGAAGGCCTCCTTCGACGCCTTCCGGTACAGACCGCTGAAAAAGACATCCACATTACCGAGCTTCTCAAAGGATTGAGTGAGCTCAAGATTTCGCACGGCCATTTCAGCGACCTCGATACGCGCCGGGGAGAGCAGACTCGCCACGATGCCGGCATACAGTTGGTGTTTGCTGGCGGTACATGCCTGTCCAAAGCATACGGACTCATCAATAGAATGTCGGAAGACATCGACATAAAGGTTCTGCTTTCTGCTCCGCCCCAACCCCTGAAAAAGGGAAGAGGCGACCGCGCACGCCTGGTCGCCCTGCACGAAGCTCTTCCCTCGTTGATGAAGGCACTAGGATTTCCGTTGCTCGGTTACCTTGATGGCGGTAACAATCCGCATATTAACGATGCGCACCGATACTATGTTGTTGGCGCCGGCTATAAGTCGGCATATGAACAGCTCCCCAGTCTCAGGCCTGAACTCAAGCTTGAGCTGATTCAACGTCACCCGCTCCTGCCACTGGAAAAACGAGAATTTGGCTATCTCTATGAGTCGTTGGCCGGCATTGTACCCAGCACTACGTTGTCAATCGATTGTATTTCAGTGGCAGAGACGACCGCGGAAAAAGTTTTGTCCTTATTACGGCGTTGTGCGTACAAGTGGGACGGGCACCAGAAACAGGGAGACATCGACGCCGCACTGGTTCGGCATGTCTACGATGTCGCTCGGATTGCAGAGCAATCAGGCGCTTCTTTGGCTGCCGCAAAGCGTATTTTTCCACAACTCGTCATGAACGACCGCGACGAATTCAAAGGCCAAAATCCTGAGTTTGATGTAGAACCAGTGTCCGTTCTCAAGCGGACTTTGATTGCGGCTAAGGAAAACGGCGAGTTGAAAGAGCGCTACACGCAAAATCTCATGCCTCTTGTATACGATCTCGACCCACCTGCGTTTGAAAAATCTTTCGCTTCTTTTGAAGCCGTGGCGCAAGACTTTCTGGCAGCCTGCAAATAG
- a CDS encoding chloride channel protein, which yields MKRNSAWRLRWIDRLHPLAWQRTLAVAALIGILGALSTIAFRETILLAERLAYGAGGSLVQIARGLVWWQRLLAPAAGGVLAGLLLAWARRQPEREKGGDYMEAVALGSGDLGARVSLLRALSSAVTVASGGAIGREGPMVQLAALCGSXXHT from the coding sequence TTGAAACGCAATTCAGCCTGGCGCTTGCGCTGGATCGACCGGCTGCATCCGCTGGCGTGGCAGCGCACGCTCGCCGTGGCGGCGCTGATCGGCATTCTCGGCGCGCTCAGCACCATCGCCTTTCGTGAAACCATCCTGCTGGCCGAACGTCTGGCATATGGCGCCGGCGGCAGCCTGGTGCAGATCGCGCGCGGGCTGGTCTGGTGGCAGCGGCTGCTGGCGCCGGCCGCCGGCGGAGTGCTGGCCGGCCTGCTGCTGGCCTGGGCGCGGCGGCAGCCGGAACGGGAGAAGGGCGGCGACTACATGGAGGCGGTCGCGCTGGGCAGCGGCGATCTCGGCGCGCGCGTGTCGCTGCTGCGGGCCTTGTCGTCGGCCGTCACCGTCGCCAGCGGCGGCGCCATCGGACGCGAGGGACCGATGGTGCAACTGGCGGCGCTGTGCGGTTCNNNNNCACACACTTAA
- a CDS encoding chloride channel protein — MCXXIGAWTDYAPVYHLPAIALGHGAPTLALAGLGIVAGLLAPLYLALLDASRALFGRWQAALCLKLALGGLLVGALSIIEPGVWGNGYSVVNAVLQGTWLWQGLLAILLLKLLAVAATTGSGAVGGIFTPTLFVGAVSGALFGAACSALWPGLVPVPAAVAVGMGAMLAACTHAPLMSILMLFEMTENYGLMVPLMAACVLSYSIARVLRPNSIYAGANGQARHAPLLTSAADLLRDGAPLIRSGQAIGELEQVFLRQRWQHAYVLDAAGLFLGAVSLHDFMPLLGDAAAADAGAAWPASLLRADYPRVRRGDPLWQVMETFVLHPGERLPVIDDDGRLAGYLTKTDVVLLFRQLAGG; from the coding sequence GTGTGTGNNNNNATAGGCGCGTGGACCGATTATGCGCCGGTGTATCACCTGCCGGCGATCGCGCTCGGTCATGGCGCGCCGACGCTGGCGCTGGCCGGACTGGGCATCGTGGCCGGCTTGCTGGCGCCGCTGTACCTGGCGCTGCTCGATGCCAGCCGCGCGCTGTTCGGCCGCTGGCAAGCGGCGCTGTGCCTAAAGCTGGCGCTGGGCGGCTTGCTGGTGGGCGCCCTGTCGATCATCGAGCCTGGCGTGTGGGGCAATGGCTACAGCGTGGTGAATGCGGTGTTGCAGGGCACCTGGCTGTGGCAGGGGCTGCTGGCGATACTGCTGCTCAAGCTGCTGGCGGTGGCGGCCACCACCGGCTCCGGTGCGGTCGGCGGCATTTTCACGCCGACCCTGTTTGTCGGCGCGGTGAGCGGCGCCTTGTTCGGCGCCGCCTGCTCGGCCTTGTGGCCGGGCTTGGTCCCGGTGCCGGCGGCGGTCGCGGTCGGCATGGGCGCGATGCTGGCGGCATGCACCCATGCGCCGCTGATGTCGATCCTGATGCTGTTCGAAATGACGGAAAATTATGGGTTGATGGTGCCGCTGATGGCGGCCTGCGTGCTCAGCTACTCGATTGCCCGGGTGCTGCGGCCGAACTCGATCTACGCCGGCGCCAACGGCCAGGCGCGGCACGCGCCGCTGCTGACCAGCGCCGCCGACCTGCTGCGCGACGGGGCGCCGCTGATCCGCAGCGGCCAGGCCATCGGGGAACTGGAGCAGGTGTTCCTGCGCCAGCGCTGGCAGCATGCATACGTGCTGGATGCGGCCGGACTGTTTCTCGGCGCCGTATCGCTGCATGACTTTATGCCGCTGCTGGGCGATGCGGCCGCCGCCGATGCCGGCGCCGCATGGCCGGCCTCCCTGCTGCGGGCCGACTACCCGCGGGTGCGTCGCGGCGATCCGCTGTGGCAGGTGATGGAAACCTTTGTACTCCATCCGGGCGAGCGCCTGCCGGTGATCGACGACGACGGCCGCCTGGCCGGTTATCTGACCAAGACCGACGTGGTGCTGCTGTTCCGCCAGCTGGCCGGCGGGTAG
- a CDS encoding helix-turn-helix domain-containing protein, whose translation MRLATSEPDTLATVMQHHVMHHLTESLSVEQLAQVAKMSTRNFARVFVKQMNVTPAQFVQQVRIATARHLLENSGLALKTIAYHCGFGSPARMRVVFARHVGMTPHRYRDSLRRREPEG comes from the coding sequence GTGAGACTGGCGACAAGCGAGCCGGATACCCTGGCGACCGTGATGCAGCACCATGTAATGCACCACCTGACGGAATCGCTGTCGGTCGAGCAGCTGGCCCAGGTCGCGAAAATGAGCACACGCAATTTTGCGCGTGTATTCGTCAAGCAGATGAACGTCACGCCCGCGCAATTCGTGCAGCAGGTCCGTATCGCCACCGCCCGCCATCTGCTGGAAAACAGCGGGCTGGCGCTGAAGACGATTGCCTACCATTGCGGCTTCGGCAGCCCGGCGCGCATGCGGGTGGTGTTTGCGCGGCATGTCGGCATGACGCCGCATCGTTACCGCGACAGCTTGCGCCGGCGCGAACCGGAAGGCTGA
- a CDS encoding ankyrin repeat domain-containing protein yields the protein MQKFLLKSPYLAGALLATAMLAVILSTGSIAHAETANPPDYADSWFAAARAGRTDILQALIDARFPIESTTAEGYTALTLSAYNHQSAALALLIERGANACTADKRGNTALMGALFKGDADVARTLMATSCDIDQANNAGETAVSFATLFGRLDMLPLLREHGADLNHIDANGRTPLALAIEQHNSSAAQALQQLGAQ from the coding sequence ATGCAAAAATTCTTACTGAAATCGCCCTACCTGGCCGGCGCCCTGCTCGCCACGGCCATGCTGGCGGTGATACTGTCGACCGGCTCGATCGCCCACGCTGAAACAGCCAATCCGCCCGACTATGCCGATTCCTGGTTCGCCGCCGCGCGCGCCGGCCGCACCGACATCCTGCAAGCGCTGATCGACGCCAGATTCCCCATCGAAAGCACCACGGCGGAAGGCTACACCGCGCTGACGCTGAGTGCATACAACCACCAGAGCGCGGCGCTGGCCTTGCTGATCGAACGCGGCGCCAATGCGTGCACGGCGGACAAACGCGGCAACACGGCGCTGATGGGTGCGCTGTTCAAGGGCGATGCCGACGTCGCCAGGACGCTGATGGCGACCTCTTGCGACATCGACCAGGCCAACAACGCCGGCGAAACCGCGGTCTCGTTTGCCACCCTGTTCGGCCGGCTCGACATGCTGCCGCTGCTGCGCGAACACGGCGCCGACCTGAACCACATCGACGCCAACGGGCGCACCCCGCTGGCGCTGGCGATCGAACAGCACAACAGCAGCGCCGCGCAAGCGCTCCAGCAATTGGGCGCGCAGTGA
- a CDS encoding catalase, whose amino-acid sequence MKTPKKHVAFAVAALASSMALAQVSSPTQLTRDNGSPVGDNQNSQTAGPRGPVLLQDSQLIEKLQRFDRERIPERVVHARGTGIFGEFVPSADISALTRAQVFKPGTKTPVFVRFSTVMGYRGSPEQARDPRGFAVKFYTQEGNWDIVGINQPIFFIRDAIKFPDFVHANKPSAVTGVQDANLAYDFFAHTPEATNMLTHMYHENGMPDSYRNMDGFGVHAFKFVNAAGKVNYVKFHWKSLQGLHNIAGKDVAASIGADWNLMSNDLYGSVKAGKFPGWDLYVQVLAPADLDKFDFDPLDDTKEWPASIAEQKVGTMTLNRIPNNYFETTEESAFAPSRLVPGIEPSEDRMLQGRLFSYADTQMYRLGANFSSLPINRPLAKVVNNNQDGAMYAGGRQGEVNYEPSSIGELEQSPQYKYETTPLAGTTQQAAIHKTQNFRQAGEFYRSLSEAAKQELISNLSGDLNHVSHEGNKYTMLSYFYKADADYGKRLAKATHADVARVQAAAAKLSD is encoded by the coding sequence ATGAAAACACCTAAAAAACATGTGGCTTTTGCGGTCGCCGCATTGGCTTCAAGCATGGCTTTGGCGCAAGTCAGCTCGCCTACCCAGCTGACGCGGGACAATGGCTCGCCGGTCGGCGACAACCAAAACTCGCAAACCGCCGGCCCGCGCGGCCCGGTGCTGCTGCAAGACTCGCAACTGATCGAAAAGCTGCAACGCTTCGACCGCGAACGCATCCCGGAGCGCGTGGTGCACGCGCGCGGCACCGGCATTTTCGGTGAATTTGTGCCGAGCGCCGATATCAGCGCCCTGACCCGCGCCCAGGTATTCAAGCCCGGCACCAAGACGCCGGTGTTCGTGCGCTTTTCGACCGTGATGGGCTATCGCGGTTCGCCGGAACAGGCGCGCGATCCGCGCGGCTTCGCGGTCAAGTTCTACACCCAGGAAGGCAACTGGGACATCGTCGGCATCAACCAGCCGATCTTCTTCATCCGCGACGCCATCAAGTTCCCCGACTTCGTGCACGCCAACAAGCCATCGGCCGTCACCGGCGTGCAGGACGCCAACCTGGCCTACGACTTCTTCGCCCATACCCCGGAGGCGACCAATATGCTGACCCATATGTATCACGAGAACGGCATGCCGGACTCGTACCGCAATATGGACGGTTTTGGCGTGCATGCGTTCAAGTTCGTCAATGCCGCAGGCAAGGTGAATTACGTCAAGTTCCACTGGAAGAGCTTGCAAGGCTTGCATAACATCGCCGGCAAGGATGTTGCCGCCTCGATAGGCGCCGACTGGAATCTGATGAGCAACGACCTGTACGGCTCCGTCAAGGCCGGCAAGTTCCCGGGCTGGGATTTGTATGTGCAAGTGCTGGCGCCGGCCGATCTGGACAAGTTCGACTTCGATCCGCTCGACGATACCAAGGAATGGCCGGCCAGCATCGCCGAACAAAAGGTCGGAACGATGACCTTGAACCGCATCCCGAATAACTACTTCGAAACAACCGAAGAATCCGCGTTTGCGCCGTCGCGCCTGGTGCCCGGCATCGAGCCGTCGGAAGACCGCATGCTGCAAGGCCGGCTGTTTTCGTACGCCGACACCCAGATGTACCGCCTGGGCGCCAACTTCAGCAGCCTGCCGATCAATCGCCCGCTCGCGAAGGTCGTCAATAACAACCAGGACGGCGCCATGTATGCCGGCGGCCGCCAGGGCGAAGTGAACTACGAGCCGTCCAGCATCGGCGAACTGGAGCAGTCGCCGCAATACAAATATGAAACCACCCCGCTGGCCGGCACGACGCAGCAGGCCGCCATCCACAAGACGCAAAACTTCCGCCAGGCCGGCGAGTTCTACCGCTCGCTGTCGGAAGCGGCCAAGCAGGAACTGATCAGCAACCTGTCGGGCGACTTGAACCATGTCAGCCACGAAGGTAACAAGTACACCATGCTGTCGTACTTCTACAAGGCGGATGCGGACTACGGCAAGCGCCTGGCGAAGGCGACCCATGCCGACGTGGCCCGGGTGCAGGCAGCGGCGGCAAAACTCAGCGATTAA
- a CDS encoding YXWGXW repeat-containing protein, whose translation MKTFLLCGAAAIVLGSAALMPTQAMAQAGLSIVINTAPPPPRYEVMPAPRRGYEWAPGYWNWNGHRHVWMAGHWERLHPGQHYARPEWQQTHGGWRFNRGGWQADPRPGPPPGMGRGNHGPRGDRDHDGVPNRYDDHPNNPNRR comes from the coding sequence ATGAAAACCTTCCTTCTTTGCGGCGCGGCGGCAATCGTGCTGGGCAGCGCGGCGCTGATGCCGACGCAAGCCATGGCGCAGGCCGGTTTAAGCATCGTGATCAATACCGCTCCACCGCCGCCACGCTACGAAGTCATGCCGGCACCCCGGCGCGGCTACGAATGGGCGCCCGGCTACTGGAACTGGAATGGCCACCGGCATGTGTGGATGGCGGGACATTGGGAACGGCTACATCCGGGCCAGCATTATGCGCGGCCGGAATGGCAGCAAACCCATGGCGGCTGGCGTTTCAATCGCGGCGGCTGGCAAGCCGATCCCCGCCCGGGACCGCCACCGGGAATGGGCCGCGGAAATCACGGACCGCGCGGCGACCGCGACCACGATGGCGTGCCGAACCGGTATGACGACCATCCGAATAATCCGAACCGCAGGTGA
- a CDS encoding TonB-dependent receptor plug domain-containing protein: MKFQRTHIASAVALFVLGLCAQAQAQTTTSAAAPQASAAPAETSAADSVIVTGTRRSNRTQFDTMAPVDVFTREDIGAVESHDLNDVLAQLVPSFVVQRLPLADGQVFVRPATLRGLSPDQTLVLVNGKRFHRSALLGARGAQAADLAQIPVSAIKRIEVLRDGASAQYGSDAIAGVINIILDDSIGTDISLRGSRYSAGDGRGLELNARHGFAVGDTGRVALFAEAGQSDPTSRTRQRADAIAFQAAHPNLSVPNPVQRWGQPELENQRLGFEASATLWNDVGFYSHGMFGHSDGSTDFNWRNPDTTAGAYKLSTALPGWDLRKLYPVGFSPQYSNQQNDVQLVGGLRGHFTDAFGWDVSASFGRSRIDYTLGNSINASLGPASPTSFYLGQLSQQEKIVNANFNYELPMAALPQPINIAFGTEWRKETYGIKAGDPASYAVGPGAATGLDANSSGAPGYSDRQAGSWDENSYAAYVDVEVPFTERFSIGTAARYEHFSEFGDTVNGKLSARYTVTPDFALRGSYSTGFRAPTPGQLNTNITNQGLDTKTLQVFTSGRLANSDPLAILLGAQPLKPEKSKNASLGFTWKTAYGYSGSVDLYNIKVSDRFSTSASFAVPAGLANPLHYTSVSYFTNDFDTTTRGVDIVGNYLKALGIGKLNLTVAYNYNSTKVDNGKSSLVTSDAQRTVFEQQLPRQKATFSAAYDWDQWSALAKVRYYGAWTDSSGNSTGDIFQRFGSMKFLDLAGSYKFNKMHSLRFGVDNVLNKYPDEATFQASRGLIYSRNAPYDTDGRNLYVEYRVKF, translated from the coding sequence ATGAAATTCCAACGTACCCATATCGCGAGCGCGGTAGCGCTGTTTGTCCTTGGTTTGTGCGCCCAGGCGCAAGCTCAAACCACCACCAGCGCCGCGGCGCCGCAGGCCAGCGCCGCGCCGGCGGAAACCAGCGCCGCCGACAGCGTGATCGTCACCGGCACCCGGCGCTCGAACCGCACCCAGTTCGACACCATGGCGCCGGTGGACGTGTTCACCCGTGAAGATATCGGCGCGGTCGAGTCGCACGACTTGAACGATGTGCTGGCGCAACTGGTGCCGTCGTTCGTGGTACAGCGTTTGCCGCTCGCCGATGGCCAGGTCTTCGTGCGTCCGGCAACCTTGCGCGGCCTGTCGCCGGACCAGACCCTGGTGCTGGTCAACGGCAAGCGTTTCCACCGCAGCGCCTTGCTGGGCGCGCGCGGCGCGCAGGCGGCCGACCTGGCGCAAATCCCGGTCAGCGCGATCAAGCGGATTGAAGTGTTGCGCGACGGCGCGTCGGCCCAGTATGGTTCCGATGCGATCGCCGGCGTCATCAACATCATTCTCGACGACAGCATCGGCACCGACATCTCGCTGCGCGGTTCGCGTTATTCGGCGGGCGACGGACGCGGCCTGGAATTGAATGCGCGTCACGGTTTTGCCGTCGGCGACACCGGCCGGGTAGCGCTGTTCGCCGAAGCGGGGCAGTCCGATCCGACCTCGCGCACCCGCCAGCGCGCCGACGCGATCGCCTTCCAGGCCGCGCATCCGAACTTGAGCGTGCCGAATCCGGTACAGCGCTGGGGCCAGCCGGAACTGGAAAACCAGCGGCTCGGCTTCGAAGCCAGCGCCACCCTGTGGAACGACGTCGGTTTTTACAGCCACGGCATGTTCGGCCATAGCGACGGCAGCACCGATTTCAACTGGCGCAATCCGGACACCACGGCCGGCGCCTACAAGCTGAGCACCGCGCTCCCGGGCTGGGACTTGCGCAAGCTGTATCCGGTCGGCTTCAGCCCGCAATATTCGAACCAGCAAAACGACGTGCAACTGGTCGGCGGCTTGCGCGGCCACTTCACCGATGCGTTCGGCTGGGATGTCAGCGCCTCGTTCGGCCGCAGCCGCATCGACTATACGCTGGGTAACTCGATCAACGCATCGCTGGGACCGGCCAGCCCGACTTCGTTCTACCTGGGCCAATTGTCGCAGCAAGAAAAAATCGTCAACGCCAACTTCAACTATGAATTGCCGATGGCGGCATTGCCGCAGCCGATCAACATCGCCTTCGGCACCGAGTGGCGCAAGGAAACCTATGGCATCAAGGCCGGCGATCCGGCATCGTATGCCGTCGGCCCCGGCGCGGCGACCGGACTGGACGCCAACTCCAGCGGCGCGCCCGGTTACAGCGACCGCCAGGCCGGCAGCTGGGACGAGAACAGCTATGCCGCCTATGTCGACGTGGAAGTGCCGTTCACCGAGCGGTTCAGCATCGGCACGGCGGCCCGCTATGAACATTTTTCCGAGTTCGGCGACACCGTCAACGGCAAGCTGTCGGCGCGCTACACGGTGACGCCGGACTTCGCGCTGCGCGGTTCGTATTCGACCGGTTTCCGCGCCCCGACGCCGGGCCAGTTGAATACCAACATCACCAACCAGGGCCTCGACACCAAGACCTTGCAAGTGTTTACCAGCGGCCGCCTGGCGAACAGCGATCCGCTGGCGATACTGCTCGGCGCACAGCCATTAAAACCGGAAAAATCGAAGAATGCCTCGCTCGGTTTTACGTGGAAGACGGCCTACGGTTATTCCGGCTCGGTCGATTTGTATAACATCAAGGTCAGCGACCGCTTCAGCACCTCGGCCTCGTTCGCGGTGCCGGCCGGTCTCGCCAATCCGCTGCATTACACCTCGGTCAGCTATTTCACCAATGACTTCGACACCACCACGCGCGGCGTCGATATCGTCGGCAATTACCTGAAGGCGCTCGGTATCGGCAAACTGAACCTGACGGTGGCGTACAACTACAACAGCACCAAGGTCGATAACGGCAAATCCAGCCTGGTCACCAGCGACGCCCAGCGCACCGTCTTCGAACAGCAACTGCCGCGCCAAAAAGCCACCTTCAGCGCCGCCTACGATTGGGACCAGTGGAGCGCGCTGGCCAAGGTGCGCTACTACGGCGCCTGGACCGACAGCTCGGGCAACTCGACCGGCGATATCTTCCAGCGCTTTGGTTCGATGAAATTCCTCGACCTGGCCGGCAGCTACAAGTTCAACAAGATGCATTCGCTGCGTTTTGGCGTCGACAACGTGCTCAATAAATATCCGGACGAGGCAACCTTCCAGGCCAGCCGCGGTCTGATTTATTCGCGCAATGCGCCATACGATACCGATGGCCGCAATCTGTACGTCGAATACCGGGTGAAATTTTGA
- a CDS encoding aminotransferase class V-fold PLP-dependent enzyme → MTVNQAVNRRRRAWLRTGMLLPLVPGCALAAGQAPLAALPAAPSGVAADALALDRQYWSGVAAQYDMSDQAVLLDNGYWGSMARPVLAAYQENLARVNRGNSFYARQDFPHDYQAARRRTATALGVAPDEIVFTRGATEALLALIGGYRGLRSGDTVLYADIDYDGMICAMQWLKQRRGVDVVSISLPEPATHQSVIDCYAQALERHPKLKLMLLTHVNHRNGMVLPVAEISRMARRRGVDVIVDTAHGFGQLDMRIPDLEADFAGINLHKWIGAPVGVGAVYIKRSRIEDIEPCMGQPDDANVYNRVHTGTANFAAFMTLPLAFDLHDQIGVANKQARLRLLRNRWVEAARDIKGIDVLASPDPRLASAISSFRLRGKTSLADNVALAKRLLDEHGIFTVHRDGLASGACIRVTPAVFTPEEDMDRLLLALRKIAGSA, encoded by the coding sequence ATGACTGTCAACCAGGCTGTCAACCGGCGCCGCCGCGCCTGGCTGCGGACCGGCATGCTGCTGCCGCTGGTTCCGGGCTGTGCGCTGGCCGCCGGCCAGGCGCCGCTGGCTGCGCTGCCGGCGGCGCCGTCCGGCGTGGCGGCCGATGCGCTGGCGCTGGACCGGCAATACTGGTCCGGCGTCGCCGCGCAATACGACATGAGCGATCAGGCGGTGCTGCTCGATAACGGTTACTGGGGATCGATGGCGCGCCCGGTGCTGGCCGCCTACCAGGAAAACCTTGCCAGGGTGAATCGCGGCAATTCTTTCTATGCGCGCCAGGATTTTCCGCACGACTACCAGGCGGCGCGCCGCCGCACGGCCACGGCGCTCGGCGTGGCGCCCGATGAAATCGTGTTTACCCGCGGCGCCACCGAAGCGCTGCTGGCGCTGATCGGCGGCTATCGCGGCTTGCGCAGCGGCGACACGGTGCTGTACGCCGATATCGATTACGACGGCATGATTTGCGCCATGCAATGGCTGAAACAGCGCCGCGGCGTCGACGTGGTGTCGATCAGCTTGCCGGAACCGGCCACCCATCAATCCGTGATCGACTGTTATGCGCAGGCGCTGGAGCGGCATCCGAAGTTGAAATTGATGTTGCTGACCCACGTCAACCACCGCAACGGCATGGTGTTGCCGGTGGCCGAGATCAGCCGCATGGCGCGCCGGCGCGGCGTCGACGTCATCGTCGACACGGCGCACGGCTTCGGCCAACTGGACATGCGCATTCCGGATCTGGAAGCGGACTTCGCCGGCATCAACCTGCACAAATGGATAGGCGCGCCGGTCGGGGTGGGGGCGGTGTACATCAAGCGCAGCCGCATCGAAGACATCGAGCCCTGCATGGGGCAACCCGACGACGCCAACGTCTACAACCGGGTGCATACCGGCACCGCCAACTTTGCGGCGTTCATGACCTTGCCGCTGGCGTTCGACTTGCACGACCAGATCGGCGTGGCCAACAAGCAGGCCCGCCTGCGGCTGTTGCGCAACCGCTGGGTCGAAGCGGCGCGCGACATCAAGGGCATCGACGTGCTGGCCTCGCCGGATCCGCGCCTGGCCAGCGCGATCTCGTCGTTCCGCCTGCGCGGCAAAACCTCGCTGGCGGATAATGTGGCGCTGGCGAAGCGCTTGCTGGATGAGCACGGCATCTTTACGGTGCACCGCGACGGCCTGGCGTCGGGTGCGTGCATCCGGGTGACGCCGGCGGTGTTCACGCCGGAAGAGGATATGGACCGGCTGCTGCTGGCGTTGCGGAAGATTGCCGGCAGTGCCTAG
- a CDS encoding PEP-CTERM sorting domain-containing protein — protein MKKIHFAKLLLSTLIVSASMHAHATTYSNVGLSSTPIWTFGKGATPNYGETFTSPGGILEDFTFYALSGTKGNAALTIAAWDGNKAIGPALYTSSPISYGGGAQAIGATGINLALQANTSYIAYLTVAGVTSPIPSATFQGSGNNGGLPGKFVYSTANDPLLANQSWSPWTASNMAYTANITAAVPEPETYGMLLAGLGLIGFAVRRKARPA, from the coding sequence ATGAAAAAGATACATTTCGCCAAACTGCTGCTGAGCACTCTCATCGTCAGCGCATCCATGCATGCCCACGCCACCACATACTCCAACGTTGGCCTATCGTCGACCCCCATTTGGACTTTCGGCAAAGGAGCGACCCCGAATTACGGCGAAACCTTCACCTCGCCCGGCGGAATACTGGAAGACTTCACCTTTTATGCGCTTTCAGGAACTAAAGGAAACGCCGCCTTAACGATTGCAGCCTGGGATGGCAACAAGGCCATCGGACCCGCCTTGTACACAAGCTCGCCAATATCATACGGTGGCGGAGCACAAGCAATCGGGGCGACCGGCATTAACCTGGCATTGCAGGCAAATACCAGTTATATCGCGTATCTGACGGTCGCAGGCGTGACCAGCCCGATTCCATCGGCCACCTTTCAAGGATCGGGCAATAATGGCGGCCTGCCGGGCAAATTCGTTTATTCGACCGCCAACGACCCTCTTTTAGCGAATCAGTCGTGGAGCCCGTGGACTGCCAGTAATATGGCTTACACAGCCAATATCACTGCCGCGGTACCTGAGCCGGAAACATACGGCATGCTGCTCGCTGGCCTGGGCCTGATCGGCTTTGCCGTTCGACGCAAGGCCAGACCGGCCTGA